The nucleotide window AGTGGAAAGAGTGCGCTAACTGAATAGCTTTACTAATGTAAGCTCCTTTTTGTAACCACGTATTCATTGGGTCTAACATTTCTGTAGGAACGTTAGGAATATATTTTGGCATATTTAATCCAAAAATTGGATGTTGTTCATAGTCAACATTATCTAACTCTCCATTGAGAATTGCAGTAATCATAGCTCTTGTATATTTTAATTTAATACGCGAACCAACTCCGTAAGGTCCGCCACTCCAGCCAGTATTAAGTAACCAAACATTAACACCAGCTTCTTGCATTTTGCTACTTAGCATTTCGGCATACTTAGTTGGGTGTAATGGCATAAATGGCTCACCAAAACAGGCAGAGAATGAAGGTACAGGCTCTGTAATACCAGCTTCTGTACCAGCTACTTTTGCTGTATAACCAGAGATAAAGTGGTATGCGGCTTGTCCTGGAGTTAACTTAGATACAGGAGGTAGTACACCAAATGCATCACAAGTTAAAAAGAATATATTCTTAGGATTATCTGCGTATGAAGGTTGCTGAATATTATCTATATGGTCAATAGGGTAACTCACGCGTGTATTTTGTGTAATACTGCTATCCATATAATCTACTTCGCCATTATCTTTAAAGATTACATTTTCTAAAATAGCACCAGGCTTAATAGCTCTATAGATGTCTGGTTCTTTTTCTTCCGTTAAATCAATCACTTTAGCGTAGCAGCCACCTTCAAAATTAAATATTCTGTTGTCAGCTGTCCAGCCATGCTCATCATCACCAATTAATTTTCTGTTAGGATCAGCAGATAGTGTGGTTTTACCAGTACCAGATAAACCAAAAAAGATAGCGGTTTCTCCATCTTCGCCAACATTGGCAGAGCAGTGCATTGGTAACACGTTTTTGTCTACAGGTAGTATCATGTTTAGAGCAGAGAAAATTCCTTTTTTCATTTCACCTGTATAGGCAGAACCACCTACTAATGCTATTTTTTTAGTGAAATTAAGAATTGAGAAGTTGCCTTGTCTTAAACCATGTTTTTTAGGTTCTGTACATTCGTAGCCAGGTGCACAAAGCACTAACCAGTCTTCTTCAAAATTTTCTAATTCTTCTGCAGTTGGTCTTAAAAACATATTGTATATAAACATGTTAGACCATGGATATTCTGTTACAGTTCTAACTCCCATTCTATATTTTGGGTCTGAGCATACAAAACCATCACGAACATAAATTTCTTTTCCACTTAAATACTTTTCTATTTCACCTTGTAGATAATCGAAATTTTCTGGTGATATGGCTTTGTTTGTTTTTCCCCACCAAACTCTATCTTTAGTATAATCGTCTTTAACTAAAAATCTATCTTGAGGTGAGCGTCCTGTAAATTTTCCGGTATTAATGGCTAAGGTGCCATTAGTAGTTTCTTTGCCCATTCCTTTTTTAATGGTAATGGCCTGTAGTTTTTCTGGCGCAAGATTCCAGTGTGCTTTGGTGTCTTTTAGTCCATACTTTGTAAGGTCTCTAGTTTTCATAATCGGATCTTTTAATACTATTTCCATGAGTTAAAAATTTTAAAATGGCCAAATCAATGGCACTAAGGTTAATGTTGTTATTAAGAAGAGTAGAAGCAGTGGTGCACCTACTTTTATATAATCAATAAATTTATATCCACCTGCCGTCATTACCATGGCATTTGTGGTGGTGCCTACAGGAGTTAAAAATGCTGTTGATGCACTTATGGCAACTGCAATCATAAATGGCGCAGCAGAGAGATTTAGAGTATTAGCAGCAATAATTACAATAGGTGCCATTAAAACTGCTGTTGCAGAGTTGTTAATTACCTGACTAAACATTGTGGTTAGTAAAAATACCCCTGCTAGTAACACTACAGGATGCATATTGCCCAATGTATTTACTAAACCATCGGCAATAAGTTTAGCGGTACCTGTCTTTTGAAGTGCTAATCCCATAGGAATCATGGCGGCAATCATAACGACACTTACCCAACTTATTCCTTTGTATGCTTTTGGGATTGGCACACATCCTGTTAGTAATATAATACCTGCAGATATCAGTGCGGCAATTGCTCCTGGTACAATGTTAAATACCAATAATCCAATCATTAACACTAATGCAAAAAGTGCTATATAAGATTTGTAGGTAATATTAGTAACCGTTTTTGCTATACCTTCTGGACTACCAATAATGACTAAGTTTTCGTGATATGTTTTAAGTTGTTCTATATCGTTCCAAATACCTCTAATTAAGAAGGCATCACCAGCTTTAACCACAATTTCTCTATCTGTAAAAGGGGTATTGTTTCTAGAAGCAGCCATAAGTTGAATACCAAACCGTTTAAAGTAGCTGCCAATTTTTAAGCGTTTGCCAACCAATGTTGAATTGGGAGTTACAATAATTTCGGTCATACCTACCTCTTGGTTAATTAAATTATTGCGGAGCTCCTCTGCTATGGGTTCCAACGGAAGTAAGCCTAATCTAAATTTTATCATTAAAGCATTTATCGCTTCGGTAGTACCCTTAACAGTTATAATGTCATGATATTTAAATTCAGTTTCATTTGAAGGAAATTCAATAAAAGCCTCATTTCCCTTAAGAAGATTTGGGTGACGACGCTTAATTCTTAGTACTGAAACTTGGTGATTATTTTCAAAATTCCATTCACCAATATGAGTGCCAAGCAGAGGCGATACAGATCGAACTCTTAAACGGTAATAATCGCCTTCAACTTTATAAGCTTCAATCCACTTATGCAGTGTGGTACTAATATTAACAGGTTTGTTGTTAGTTTTAT belongs to Winogradskyella sp. J14-2 and includes:
- the pckA gene encoding phosphoenolpyruvate carboxykinase (ATP), giving the protein MEIVLKDPIMKTRDLTKYGLKDTKAHWNLAPEKLQAITIKKGMGKETTNGTLAINTGKFTGRSPQDRFLVKDDYTKDRVWWGKTNKAISPENFDYLQGEIEKYLSGKEIYVRDGFVCSDPKYRMGVRTVTEYPWSNMFIYNMFLRPTAEELENFEEDWLVLCAPGYECTEPKKHGLRQGNFSILNFTKKIALVGGSAYTGEMKKGIFSALNMILPVDKNVLPMHCSANVGEDGETAIFFGLSGTGKTTLSADPNRKLIGDDEHGWTADNRIFNFEGGCYAKVIDLTEEKEPDIYRAIKPGAILENVIFKDNGEVDYMDSSITQNTRVSYPIDHIDNIQQPSYADNPKNIFFLTCDAFGVLPPVSKLTPGQAAYHFISGYTAKVAGTEAGITEPVPSFSACFGEPFMPLHPTKYAEMLSSKMQEAGVNVWLLNTGWSGGPYGVGSRIKLKYTRAMITAILNGELDNVDYEQHPIFGLNMPKYIPNVPTEMLDPMNTWLQKGAYISKAIQLAHSFHLNFEKFASEASDQIIEGGPLIDEHHHLTDHV
- a CDS encoding SLC13 family permease, which gives rise to MACIAFNFTVVFKAHINMNLMLVILIITIVLFIWGKFTPDIIALLSMLSLFVFGILDLKETLSGFSNPTVIMIAALFIIGEGLSQTGWTALAGQKFIKMAGKSITKLLLITTLGSGLLSGVVSNTGTVATLLPVTISSAWSIGTLPSKLLMPVAFGSNTGGLLTLTGTPPNIIVNNTMLESGLEGFSFFEFGLIGLPLLLIALLYFRYIGYKLLPSNKTNNKPVNISTTLHKWIEAYKVEGDYYRLRVRSVSPLLGTHIGEWNFENNHQVSVLRIKRRHPNLLKGNEAFIEFPSNETEFKYHDIITVKGTTEAINALMIKFRLGLLPLEPIAEELRNNLINQEVGMTEIIVTPNSTLVGKRLKIGSYFKRFGIQLMAASRNNTPFTDREIVVKAGDAFLIRGIWNDIEQLKTYHENLVIIGSPEGIAKTVTNITYKSYIALFALVLMIGLLVFNIVPGAIAALISAGIILLTGCVPIPKAYKGISWVSVVMIAAMIPMGLALQKTGTAKLIADGLVNTLGNMHPVVLLAGVFLLTTMFSQVINNSATAVLMAPIVIIAANTLNLSAAPFMIAVAISASTAFLTPVGTTTNAMVMTAGGYKFIDYIKVGAPLLLLFLITTLTLVPLIWPF